The proteins below are encoded in one region of Immundisolibacter sp.:
- a CDS encoding cytochrome c, translating into MTRHTSVLGLVTAMLLGLSGAPQLAHGATDAATSPATEVATPVGERGGEELFMLSCRGCHAPGADHPGTMKLGLTKGEAQSVILNRADLPAEYISQVVRNGLLEMPPLRPTDITDEELSRLVEYIRTTPADKVPQEHPGGAYTYAPTFEQIVVFGILPRLYTVILPAVVVLVLLTIFLVRRRRKR; encoded by the coding sequence ATGACCCGTCACACATCCGTCCTGGGCCTTGTTACCGCCATGCTGCTGGGCCTCTCTGGCGCCCCACAGCTCGCGCACGGCGCAACCGATGCCGCGACCAGCCCCGCCACCGAGGTGGCCACGCCGGTCGGCGAGCGCGGCGGCGAGGAGCTGTTCATGCTGTCCTGCCGGGGCTGCCATGCCCCTGGCGCCGATCATCCGGGCACCATGAAGCTGGGCCTGACCAAGGGCGAAGCGCAGTCGGTGATCCTGAACCGCGCCGACCTGCCGGCCGAGTACATCAGCCAGGTGGTCCGAAATGGCCTCTTGGAAATGCCGCCACTGCGACCGACTGACATCACCGACGAGGAATTGTCCCGTTTGGTCGAATACATCCGAACCACACCGGCCGACAAGGTGCCCCAGGAGCATCCCGGAGGCGCGTACACGTATGCCCCGACGTTCGAGCAAATCGTGGTGTTCGGGATTCTGCCAAGACTGTACACGGTGATCCTGCCGGCCGTTGTCGTTCTGGTCCTGCTGACGATTTTCCTGGTCCGGCGGCGCCGTAAGCGTTAG